A region from the Salvelinus fontinalis isolate EN_2023a chromosome 23, ASM2944872v1, whole genome shotgun sequence genome encodes:
- the LOC129821333 gene encoding cytohesin-interacting protein-like: MVWISALTYLLSAAQQGRDTPHTTHAELLYGTICSRAAIWCCEERALHSTMQSTMNLNRLLRQGSQDSYIMEGSLRKKVWYQHSLKGPHNKSSQNGGTTPGTLPRGWKQSNRARSNSLVDYTDPQRTTITLQKQDNETFGFEIQTYGMQLKKSMAVEMCTFVCKVQEDSSAESAGLTAGDVIITINGLSIEGSSHQRIVDLIRESANLLRMETVCGTAVKRIELEKKMSLLKQTLRERRVELQALRLQEKCLMRGNLNDSSLHPSMDSLMSPMSLSGHSGHRGHRFSSDSSCQSGMTEDSDLASVFGDLDSPSPCSVASPDDSCFFSRDFTRDFTGEGPPRPPASLSRTRSDSLSSRSSSLSSPSPTWDASRASSLFGTLPRKARRASVRKHILKFIPGFNHSVEEEDT; encoded by the exons ATGGTGTGGATTTCCGCTTTGACATATTTGCTTTCCGCAGCACAGCAGGGCAGGGACACACCACATACGACACATGCAGAGTTACTGTACGGAACTATCTGTAGCAGAGCTGCAATATGGTGCTGTGAAGAGAGAGCGCTCCACTCCACTATGCAATCCACCATGAACCTCAACAGGCTCCTGCGACAGGGCAGCCAGGACAGTTACATTATGGAGGGCTCTCTGAGGAAGAAGGTATGGTATCAGCACTCTCTGAAGGGACCCCATAACAAAAGCAGTCAGAATGGGGGGACTACTCCCGGGACTCTGCCAAGAGGCTGGAAACAG TCCAACAGAGCCCGCTCAAACTCCTTAGTGGATTACACTGACCCTCAGAG GACTACCATTACGTTGCAAAAGCAAGACAATGAGACTTTTGGATTTGAAATTCAG ACGTATGGCATGCAGCTGAAGAAAAGCATGGCGGTGGAGATGTGCACGTTTGTGTGCAAGGTGCAGGAGGACAGCTCAGCTGAGAGTGCAGGTCTGACCGCCG GTGATGTTATCATCACCATCAATGGGCTCAGCATTGAGGGGTCAAGCCATCAGCGCATCGTTGACCTGATTCGAGAATCCGCCAACCTATTACG GATGGAGACGGTGTGTGGGACGGCGGTGAAGAGGATTGAACTGGAGAAGAAGATGAGCTTGCTCAAG CAaaccctgagagagagaagggtggagttGCAAGCACTCAGATTACAGGAAAAATGTCTTATGCGAG GTAACCTGAATGACAGTTCTCTACACCCCTCTATGGACTCCCTGATGTCTCCTATGTCTCTGTCAGGACACAGTGGCCACCGCGGCCACCGCTTCTCCAGTGACAGTAGCTGCCAGAGTGGGATGACGGAGGACAGTGACCTGGCCAGTGTGTTTGGCGACCTGGACTCCCCGAGCCCCTGCAGTGTGGCCAGTCCAGACGATAGTTGCTTCTTCTCCAGAGACTTCACCAGAGACTTCACCGGGGAGGGGCCCCCCAGGCCCCCAGCCAGCCTCAGCCGTACCCGCAGCGATAGCCTGTCCAGCCGCAGcagttccctctcctccccctcccccacatGGGATGCTTCCAGAGCCTCCTCCCTGTTTGGGACTCTCCCCAGGAAGGCCAGAAGAGCCAGCGTCCGCAAACACATCCTGAAGTTCATCCCTGGATTCAACCactcagtggaggaggaggacaccTGA
- the LOC129821332 gene encoding activin receptor type-1C-like, translating into MTHPRLNTVEAALIFISVAQLSTALKCVCQLCANNTCETGADGACWNSVMLINGKEEAVKSCLSPAEMRGQVFCYSSRNVSKRNCCFTDFCNNETLHLHPGYVERPSEEPGWGRLELAAVILVPSALLCVSILLGVCVVQGQRCAYNRAHKNDVEEPLDDQSLMSPDKCIKDLIYDMSTSGSGSGLPLLVQRTIARTIVLQETIGKGRFGEVWRGRWRGEDVAVKIFSSRDERSWFREAEIYQTIMLRHESILGFIAADNKDNGSWTQLWLVSEYHEHGSLFDYLNRYTVSVDGMIVLALSITSGLAHLHMEIIGTQGKPAIAHRDIKSKNILVKKNGTAVIADLGLAVKHDSSTNTIDIPSNHRVGTKRYMAPELLDDTINMSSFESFKRADIYSLGLVFWELARRCSVRGLQEDFQLPYYDMVSSDPSVEDMRKIVCDQKLRPNIPNQWQSCEALRVIGKLMRECWYANAAARLTALRVKKTVSQVTVLKDIKD; encoded by the exons ATGACTCATCCCAGGCTCAACACGGTTGAAGCGGCGTTGATATTTATATCCGTCGCACAGCTGAGCACAG CTCTGAAGTGTGTGTGCCAGCTATGCGCCAACAACACCTGTGAGACGGGTGCAGACGGGGCCTGCTGGAACTCTGTGATGCTGATCAACGGGAAGGAGGAGGCTGTCAAGTCCTGTCTGTCCCCGGCTGAGATGAGGGGACAGGTCTTCTGCTACAGCTCCCGGAACGTCTCCAAGAGAAACTGCTGCTTCACAGACTTCTGCAACAACGAGACCCTGCATCTGCATCCAG GCTATGTTGAGAGGCCTTCGGAGGAGCCCGGCTGGGGCAGGCTGGAGTTGGCAGCGGTTATCCTGGTTCCCTCTGCCCTGCTGTGTGTGAGCATCCTGCTGGGGGTGTGTGTGGTGCAGGGCCAGCGCTGTGCCTACAACAGGGCCCACAAGAATGACGTGGAGGAGCCCCTGGACGACCAGAGTCTCATGTCCCCCGACAAGTGTATTAAAGATCTCATCTATGACATGAGCACGTCCGGCTCAGGCTCCG GGCTGCCGCTGCTGGTACAGCGGACAATAGCTCGGACCATCGTGCTGCAGGAGACCATTGGGAAGGGCCGCTTCGGGGAGGTGTGGCGAGGGAGGTGGCGAGGTGAAGACGTGGCGGTGAAGATTTTCTCATCTCGAGACGAGAGGTCCTGGTTCAGAGAGGCAGAGATCTACCAGACCATCATGCTCCGACACGAGAGCATCCTGGGATTCATCGCAGCCGATAACAAAG ATAACGGCTCTTGGACCCAGCTGTGGCTGGTGTCAGAGTACCACGAGCACGGCTCTCTGTTCGACTACCTGAACAGGTACACAGTGTCTGTGGACGGCATGATCGTCCTGGCCTTGTCCATCACCAGCGGCCTGGCACACCTCCACATGGAGATCATTGGCACTCAGG GGAAACCTGCCATTGCCCACAGAGACATCAAGTCTAAAAACATCCTGGTGAAGAAGAATGGGACAGCCGTCATAGCAGACCTGGGATTGGCCGTGAAACACGACTCCAGCACCAACACCATCGACATACCGTCCAATCACAGAGTAGGAACAAAGAG GTACATGGCTCCAGAACTGCTGGATGACACGATCAATATGAGCAGCTTTGAGTCATTCAAGCGGGCCGATATCTACTCCCTGGGCCTGGTGTTCTGGGAACTGGCACGGAGGTGTTCCGTCAGGG GACTTCAAGAAGATTTTCAGTTGCCTTACTATGATATGGTGTCTTCAGATCCCTCGGTGGAGGACATGAGAAAGATTGTCTGTGACCAGAAACTGAGACCTAACATTCCCAACCAGTGGCAGAGCTGCGAG GCACTGCGGGTGATAGGCAAGCTGATGCGCGAGTGCTGGTACGCCAATGCTGCAGCTCGGCTCACCGCACTGAGGGTCAAGAAAACCGTCTCTCAGGTGACTGTACTCAAGGACATCAAAGATTAG